Proteins from a genomic interval of Thermodesulfobacteriota bacterium:
- the cfa gene encoding cyclopropane fatty acyl phospholipid synthase — translation MKAAKAKEILQAVLAQAGIVIDGNGDSDVRVRDGRFYERALARGALGVGEAYMDGWWETDRLDVLAEKALLKDIEFSINDLSLASRAALAWGCLSARVLNQQNERRCLCAAAHYNLDNELFRAMLDKRMVYSCAYWKNARTLDEAQEAKLELVCRKLYLRPGMRVLDIGCGWGSFARFAAENYGVSVVGITISREQSSLAEKMCAGLPVQIRLQDYRALGSDGAFDAAVSLGMLEHVGFRNYRRYMSVVKRNLRPGALFLIQTIGGNISVTDIDAWLNKYIFPRAMLPSVSQIAGACEGIFVIEDWHNFGPDYDKTLMAWFQNFDKNWNKFHGKYGETFYRMWKYYLLTCAGAFRARKNQLWQVVLSDSGVRGGYVPVR, via the coding sequence ATGAAGGCAGCGAAAGCCAAAGAAATCCTTCAGGCCGTCCTGGCCCAGGCCGGTATCGTCATAGACGGCAACGGAGATTCTGATGTTCGGGTCAGGGATGGACGTTTCTATGAGCGGGCGCTTGCCCGCGGGGCTTTGGGCGTGGGCGAGGCCTATATGGACGGCTGGTGGGAGACGGACAGGCTGGATGTCCTGGCAGAAAAGGCGTTATTGAAGGACATAGAGTTTAGTATAAATGATCTCAGCCTGGCCAGCAGGGCGGCGCTCGCATGGGGATGCCTTTCGGCCCGGGTTCTTAATCAGCAGAACGAGAGACGCTGCCTCTGTGCCGCTGCCCATTATAATCTGGATAACGAGCTGTTTCGCGCCATGCTCGATAAACGGATGGTCTATAGTTGCGCTTATTGGAAAAACGCAAGGACATTAGACGAGGCCCAGGAAGCCAAACTGGAACTGGTTTGCAGGAAACTCTATCTGCGTCCGGGCATGCGGGTTTTGGATATTGGCTGCGGGTGGGGCAGCTTTGCCAGGTTCGCTGCTGAGAACTACGGTGTTTCAGTCGTGGGGATAACTATCTCCCGGGAACAAAGTTCGCTGGCCGAAAAAATGTGCGCCGGATTACCGGTCCAGATCAGGTTGCAGGACTATCGTGCGCTCGGCAGCGACGGCGCCTTTGATGCCGCAGTTTCACTGGGGATGCTGGAACATGTCGGCTTCAGGAATTACCGCAGGTACATGAGCGTTGTCAAACGCAATCTCAGGCCGGGCGCACTCTTTCTCATACAAACCATTGGCGGTAACATTTCCGTAACCGATATCGACGCCTGGCTCAACAAGTATATCTTCCCCCGCGCCATGTTACCCTCCGTATCCCAGATTGCCGGGGCGTGCGAAGGGATATTTGTGATCGAAGATTGGCACAATTTTGGGCCTGACTACGACAAGACGTTGATGGCCTGGTTTCAAAACTTCGATAAAAACTGGAACAAGTTTCACGGGAAATATGGGGAGACATTCTATCGAATGTGGAAGTACTACCTTCTCACCTGCGCAGGGGCGTTCAGGGCCAGAAAGAACCAGCTTTGGCAGGTTGTGCTCTCTGATTCCGGGGTCAGGGGAGGCTATGTGCCTGTCCGGTAA
- the arfB gene encoding alternative ribosome rescue aminoacyl-tRNA hydrolase ArfB yields the protein MIRVSSKIMLDDNELHFRFVRASGPGGQNVNKVATAVQLRFDVTGSPSLPPEIRERLLRIAGKKVTESGTLIIEARRFRTQERNRQDAIDRLAALIHRAAEIPKPRRKTMAPFASRRRRIETKQRRGQTKRMRRLIHPSEG from the coding sequence ATGATTCGGGTCTCGTCAAAAATTATGCTGGACGATAACGAGCTTCACTTCAGGTTTGTGCGCGCCTCCGGACCCGGCGGGCAGAACGTAAACAAGGTAGCGACTGCCGTTCAGCTCCGTTTCGACGTAACCGGCTCCCCTTCACTTCCGCCCGAGATTCGTGAGCGGCTGCTGCGCATCGCCGGGAAGAAGGTCACTGAGTCCGGTACGCTCATTATCGAGGCTCGACGCTTCCGCACACAAGAACGAAATCGCCAGGACGCAATCGATCGACTGGCAGCGCTGATCCACAGAGCGGCAGAGATACCGAAGCCTCGCCGTAAGACCATGGCCCCTTTTGCGTCACGGAGACGCCGCATAGAAACAAAACAGCGGCGCGGTCAGACCAAACGTATGCGACGACTAATCCACCCCTCTGAGGGGTAG